One genomic region from Cyanobium usitatum str. Tous encodes:
- a CDS encoding prepilin-type N-terminal cleavage/methylation domain-containing protein yields MTNPVSSPKLPRPQAPSQHGFTLVELLVALAISALFVPLIWSSIQGAIRFFEANLWQVQLERDLNRVSTLLDAEAVDACVFGTTAAPAACAAAAPVCAAAANQLRMRVTLLDANSVPTGADAVILYTRNTATNELLRSGPQILANGRLDPANTAANDQLVMRGVTGFAVTPNNDCDTATVTITATPVAPNTFTTTQGFGNPVTRTIGLRTGSRPYVD; encoded by the coding sequence ATGACCAATCCCGTCTCCAGCCCGAAGCTCCCCAGGCCCCAGGCCCCATCCCAGCACGGGTTCACCCTCGTGGAACTGCTGGTGGCCCTGGCGATCAGCGCCCTGTTCGTGCCCCTGATCTGGAGCAGCATTCAGGGAGCCATTCGATTTTTCGAAGCCAACCTCTGGCAGGTGCAGCTTGAGCGTGATCTCAACCGTGTTTCAACCCTTCTCGATGCGGAGGCGGTGGATGCCTGTGTGTTCGGCACCACCGCCGCGCCAGCCGCCTGCGCCGCAGCCGCTCCCGTGTGCGCCGCAGCAGCAAACCAACTGCGCATGCGCGTGACCCTGTTGGATGCCAACAGTGTTCCCACCGGCGCCGATGCGGTGATCCTTTACACCCGCAACACGGCGACCAACGAGCTCCTCCGCTCTGGCCCCCAGATCCTGGCAAACGGCCGGCTCGATCCCGCCAACACCGCCGCCAACGACCAGCTGGTGATGCGTGGCGTCACCGGCTTCGCCGTGACCCCCAACAACGACTGTGACACCGCCACCGTGACCATCACCGCTACCCCTGTGGCCCCCAACACCTTCACCACTACGCAGGGATTCGGCAATCCCGTGACCCGCACTATCGGCCTGCGCACCGGCTCTCGCCCTTATGTGGACTGA
- a CDS encoding NifU family protein — MSSPPDELRPYLMADGGNVEVVEIDGPIVKVRLQGACGGCPSSTMTLKMGVAEVVQVL; from the coding sequence ATGTCCAGCCCCCCCGATGAGCTGCGCCCCTATCTGATGGCCGACGGCGGGAACGTGGAAGTGGTGGAAATCGACGGCCCCATCGTGAAGGTGCGCCTGCAGGGCGCCTGCGGCGGCTGCCCCAGCAGCACGATGACGCTCAAGATGGGAGTCGCCGAAGTGGTGCAGGTGCTCTGA